One region of Anaerolineales bacterium genomic DNA includes:
- a CDS encoding tetratricopeptide repeat protein produces the protein MTEIALRAYNQEIKDLIDHGHFDEAIAHCQHVLESFPRHIETYRLLGKAFLEQGRHGDAADVFQRVLSAIPEDWLSHVAMAIVREDESNLDMAIWHMERAYEVNPSNPTVQQEVRRLRGRRDGVEPPKLRLTRSALARMYIKGGLYGQAIAEIRGALSEDPDRPDLQVLLASALYDSGAIQEAADLCNTLLQKLPYCLEANRILGLVLLATDKAEDAEKLFQRIESLDPHIDIEILKKDKRIAEHPGQMVSLSRLEYEGQEKTVRTKQQPSWASSLGLKIEEPQQKQAIPDWLAAASQSSAASPSTPKPAESSAESAAAIPSWLEQASAAVTPPVPSGPSIGTPAEPPIPIARTATGELPDWIQKQAIPAETPPERTSSPLPDWLSAAAAPPETASPVSATATGDALPDWLAAAAAAPMADQPVEPKAPAGTAEQATGNALPDWIKTSSLTSEPPKEKISDIPDWLSTPPPPAVDALPPTSLPEWSRPETKTGPLEIESGNIPDWLSSSQPTSSGVAPEQEWMKEAPKPPSDAMPEWMKGVSPAEPQASVQPSGEDVPDWLRETTAPAAKPVELVPEWMRGEASAPAASPPKKSAGKMPPPEEDIPEWMKPEPSEVPVLPPSKPIFGAKTEPPAEAPSAPPSAPTPAASAPEVDLPDWMKAASSPEPAAEKPREAEPEAAPAEEIPDWLKGAAPSGIQPAAMPVEGAESPAAAEERPPAEPVPDVDMPDWLKAVPARPPAPVEAKPSVEAPVQTAPAVEIPDWLKGGPSAAAAESGQPKAPAEVPAGAEPEVELPDWLRDASSVPASGAVAATPVVTPSSPPSEAVASAEAPETPFISQKSAPPKPPQTLPGQAAEEPGPAHATPTAKDGIDLPDWLVTQLQGKPNAAEAAPAAAKAEAPLPDWLRPANSGAAAPVVDWEKAASQPLPAAPVDATRPAKPAEEKPAGGAAQVPGWLDKSKPTGSDTVARWLDRRLKTSTLSSLDEAVLKSGVKPSTAPPPGRTGTGTQLPTWLDAQKPGASDTVVRWMDKRETGSLRKTPTATFSSVSKAAAIARGESLPPSAETPAKSEAPAPVSGSEDTVTSKRSPVESTPVQAQPAAAVPFPAPVPPKPPAEPRIPKPAQAEATVSTAGTAAGEDDEGEFVPPPEWLQKALGSAVADVPPIPKKQTGNLKPGTVSPVSASTPKSMSRPAAPPEKSVAAVSPPPAEVTRKTVPAEESEPAAVARPGAWVPLAPQAATAPTAPEPAPAAAKPEKAAKKSSRKKARKITAVEAEAIIREARIYLETDLQKASEAYQQVIEDPERAEIVAGDLTTYLEQDPASPQLWNLLGDACSRAGRLQDAYRAYAEALRRM, from the coding sequence ATGACGGAAATCGCACTCCGCGCGTATAACCAGGAGATCAAGGACCTTATCGATCACGGCCATTTCGATGAGGCGATCGCGCATTGCCAGCACGTCTTGGAATCCTTCCCACGCCATATCGAAACCTACCGGCTCTTGGGAAAGGCGTTCTTGGAACAAGGCCGCCACGGCGATGCTGCGGACGTGTTCCAGCGGGTGCTTTCCGCCATACCCGAAGACTGGCTTTCGCACGTGGCGATGGCCATCGTCCGGGAGGACGAAAGCAACCTCGATATGGCGATCTGGCATATGGAGCGCGCCTACGAGGTGAATCCGTCCAATCCGACGGTTCAGCAGGAGGTGCGCAGGCTGCGCGGCCGGCGGGACGGGGTGGAACCGCCGAAACTCCGCCTTACCCGTTCGGCGCTGGCGCGGATGTACATCAAAGGGGGGTTGTACGGGCAGGCGATCGCGGAGATCCGCGGCGCTCTGTCAGAGGATCCGGACCGGCCGGATTTGCAGGTCCTGCTGGCATCCGCACTATACGATTCCGGTGCAATCCAGGAGGCCGCCGACCTCTGCAACACCCTTTTGCAGAAGCTCCCCTATTGCCTGGAGGCCAACCGGATACTGGGCTTGGTCCTGCTGGCGACGGACAAAGCGGAGGACGCGGAAAAATTATTCCAGCGGATAGAATCGCTGGATCCCCATATCGATATCGAGATCTTGAAAAAAGACAAGCGGATTGCTGAGCATCCCGGGCAAATGGTCTCTCTCTCCCGTCTGGAGTATGAGGGGCAGGAAAAGACCGTCCGCACAAAGCAGCAGCCGTCTTGGGCGTCGTCTTTGGGATTGAAGATCGAAGAACCGCAGCAAAAACAAGCCATTCCGGATTGGCTGGCGGCGGCCTCCCAGTCTTCAGCCGCATCCCCGTCCACTCCCAAACCCGCCGAGTCTTCGGCGGAATCCGCGGCAGCGATTCCCTCCTGGCTGGAGCAAGCCTCGGCTGCTGTCACGCCTCCCGTTCCGTCGGGTCCTTCGATTGGCACTCCGGCGGAGCCGCCCATCCCGATCGCCCGAACTGCGACGGGCGAACTTCCGGATTGGATTCAGAAGCAGGCGATTCCAGCCGAAACGCCGCCGGAGAGGACGTCCAGCCCGCTTCCGGATTGGTTGTCGGCGGCGGCTGCGCCGCCTGAAACGGCCTCCCCCGTTTCCGCAACGGCAACCGGTGATGCGCTTCCGGATTGGCTGGCCGCCGCCGCGGCGGCGCCGATGGCGGACCAGCCGGTCGAACCCAAGGCGCCCGCAGGAACGGCGGAACAGGCCACCGGCAACGCTTTACCGGATTGGATCAAAACGTCCTCCCTGACGTCGGAGCCGCCGAAGGAAAAAATTTCCGATATTCCGGATTGGCTATCTACTCCGCCTCCACCCGCGGTGGATGCTCTGCCGCCCACATCTTTGCCGGAGTGGTCCAGGCCGGAAACGAAAACCGGCCCGTTGGAAATCGAATCCGGAAATATCCCCGATTGGCTGAGTTCATCGCAACCCACCAGCTCCGGGGTCGCGCCGGAACAGGAATGGATGAAAGAGGCACCCAAACCGCCCTCCGACGCCATGCCGGAATGGATGAAGGGAGTATCCCCGGCCGAACCTCAGGCCTCCGTCCAACCCTCCGGCGAAGACGTTCCGGATTGGCTGCGGGAGACGACAGCCCCGGCCGCGAAACCGGTGGAACTGGTTCCCGAATGGATGCGCGGCGAAGCCTCGGCACCCGCCGCCAGCCCGCCCAAAAAATCGGCCGGCAAAATGCCTCCGCCGGAAGAAGATATTCCAGAATGGATGAAACCGGAACCGTCCGAGGTGCCGGTTCTCCCGCCGTCGAAACCGATCTTCGGTGCAAAAACCGAACCGCCGGCAGAGGCGCCTTCGGCGCCGCCTTCCGCCCCAACGCCAGCGGCATCCGCTCCGGAAGTAGACTTGCCGGATTGGATGAAAGCCGCTTCATCCCCGGAGCCCGCCGCCGAAAAACCGCGGGAGGCCGAACCCGAGGCGGCACCCGCGGAGGAAATTCCAGATTGGTTGAAAGGCGCCGCCCCATCGGGGATCCAACCCGCCGCGATGCCGGTGGAAGGCGCGGAATCTCCGGCGGCCGCAGAGGAACGCCCTCCGGCGGAACCCGTTCCGGATGTCGATATGCCCGACTGGTTGAAAGCGGTCCCGGCACGGCCGCCGGCCCCCGTGGAAGCAAAACCGTCCGTCGAAGCTCCGGTTCAAACGGCTCCTGCTGTGGAAATCCCGGATTGGTTGAAGGGCGGGCCCTCAGCAGCCGCCGCGGAATCGGGCCAGCCGAAAGCGCCCGCCGAAGTCCCGGCAGGAGCCGAACCGGAGGTGGAACTGCCGGATTGGCTCAGAGATGCTTCGTCCGTACCGGCTTCGGGAGCCGTTGCGGCAACACCCGTGGTAACACCTTCCTCACCCCCGTCAGAGGCTGTTGCCTCTGCGGAGGCCCCTGAGACTCCTTTCATTTCGCAAAAATCCGCTCCTCCCAAACCGCCACAAACCCTGCCGGGACAAGCGGCCGAGGAACCGGGTCCAGCCCATGCAACGCCGACGGCCAAAGACGGAATAGACCTGCCGGATTGGCTGGTCACCCAACTGCAGGGAAAACCGAATGCCGCGGAAGCCGCTCCCGCCGCGGCGAAAGCCGAGGCGCCGTTGCCCGATTGGTTGAGGCCGGCGAATTCCGGAGCGGCGGCTCCCGTCGTGGACTGGGAAAAAGCCGCCAGCCAGCCGTTGCCTGCGGCGCCGGTCGATGCGACGAGGCCGGCAAAACCAGCGGAGGAAAAACCCGCGGGCGGGGCGGCGCAAGTCCCCGGATGGCTGGATAAATCCAAACCGACTGGAAGCGATACGGTGGCCCGATGGCTGGACCGGCGGTTGAAAACCTCCACGTTGAGTTCTTTGGATGAAGCGGTATTGAAAAGCGGTGTGAAGCCTTCCACAGCACCGCCGCCGGGCCGGACCGGCACCGGAACACAGCTGCCGACTTGGCTGGATGCCCAAAAACCGGGCGCCTCCGACACCGTCGTCCGTTGGATGGACAAGCGGGAGACCGGGTCGCTGAGGAAGACACCAACCGCGACCTTTTCATCCGTCTCTAAAGCTGCAGCCATTGCGAGAGGGGAATCCCTCCCTCCGTCTGCGGAGACGCCGGCCAAAAGCGAAGCACCGGCGCCGGTATCCGGGTCGGAGGATACCGTCACCTCAAAGAGGTCACCTGTCGAAAGCACGCCGGTCCAGGCGCAACCGGCCGCCGCTGTTCCATTCCCTGCGCCGGTTCCGCCGAAACCGCCGGCGGAACCGAGAATTCCCAAACCGGCCCAGGCCGAGGCGACTGTGTCTACGGCCGGCACGGCCGCCGGCGAAGATGATGAGGGGGAATTCGTTCCGCCGCCGGAATGGCTGCAGAAAGCCTTGGGAAGCGCCGTGGCGGACGTGCCGCCCATTCCAAAGAAACAAACCGGCAACCTCAAACCCGGGACCGTATCCCCGGTTTCCGCGTCCACTCCGAAGAGCATGTCCCGCCCCGCGGCGCCGCCGGAGAAATCCGTTGCCGCGGTTTCCCCGCCACCCGCCGAAGTGACTCGCAAGACCGTTCCGGCCGAAGAATCGGAGCCCGCCGCCGTCGCCAGACCCGGCGCTTGGGTTCCGTTGGCCCCGCAGGCGGCAACAGCTCCGACTGCACCCGAACCGGCGCCTGCGGCCGCCAAACCCGAAAAAGCCGCAAAGAAATCCTCCCGAAAGAAGGCTCGGAAAATTACCGCCGTGGAAGCGGAAGCGATCATCCGCGAAGCCCGCATCTATCTGGAAACCGATTTGCAGAAAGCATCCGAGGCGTATCAGCAAGTGATCGAGGATCCCGAACGCGCAGAGATCGTCGCGGGAGACCTGACGACCTATCTGGAGCAGGATCCGGCGTCGCCCCAGCTCTGGAACCTTCTGGGAGATGCTTGCAGCCGCGCCGGCCGCCTGCAAGACGCCTACCGGGCTTATGCGGAAGCCTTGCGCCGGATGTAG
- a CDS encoding response regulator transcription factor: MTDIRIVLIDDHPLYREGVKKAITSFSDLTIVGEAGNGHDGLDLLRNTRPDVAILDVNLPDENGLQIARRAGSEMPDIKIVLLTGYTDCEQPLHAFRAGARAYCSKDIEHEQLAEIIRIVASGKWVYEGRIMDAKEKQAWLDDQMAGLKTETGSEDLFAPLTQRESEILNLVARGLTNKQIGYLLGISEQTVKNHLTSLLRKIGASDRTQAVVYALKHGWIRLPEGNETSEPSSLPFSKEE; this comes from the coding sequence ATGACCGATATTAGAATCGTACTCATCGACGATCATCCGCTTTACCGCGAGGGCGTGAAGAAAGCCATCACGTCTTTTTCGGATTTGACCATCGTGGGCGAAGCCGGAAACGGACACGACGGGCTGGACTTGCTCCGCAACACCCGTCCGGACGTTGCGATCCTCGACGTCAATCTCCCGGATGAAAACGGCCTGCAGATCGCCCGGCGGGCGGGATCCGAGATGCCCGACATAAAAATCGTCCTCCTGACGGGCTACACGGATTGCGAGCAGCCGCTGCACGCCTTTCGAGCGGGCGCCCGGGCGTATTGCTCCAAGGACATCGAACATGAACAGCTGGCGGAAATCATCCGGATCGTCGCCTCGGGAAAATGGGTGTACGAGGGCCGGATCATGGACGCCAAGGAAAAGCAGGCCTGGTTGGACGATCAGATGGCCGGGCTCAAGACGGAAACCGGTTCCGAGGATCTTTTCGCCCCCTTGACCCAACGGGAATCCGAGATCCTCAACCTGGTGGCACGCGGATTGACCAACAAACAAATCGGATACCTGCTGGGAATCAGCGAGCAAACGGTTAAAAACCACCTCACTTCGCTGCTGCGGAAGATCGGCGCCAGCGACCGGACCCAAGCCGTGGTCTACGCGCTAAAGCACGGGTGGATCCGCCTCCCGGAAGGAAACGAAACATCGGAACCATCCTCCCTACCGTTCTCCAAAGAGGAATGA
- a CDS encoding Flp family type IVb pilin, with amino-acid sequence MLKKLQKKGQGLVEYALILVLVAIVIIIILSVLGPAIGNVFSQIISAI; translated from the coding sequence ATGCTAAAGAAATTGCAGAAGAAAGGGCAAGGTTTGGTCGAGTATGCATTGATTTTGGTGTTGGTTGCCATCGTGATTATTATTATCCTTTCGGTCCTCGGTCCCGCCATCGGCAACGTCTTCAGCCAGATCATCAGCGCGATCTAG
- a CDS encoding response regulator, whose product MADKIRVLIVDDIAETRENIRRLLQFERDMEVVGGARTGKEALTLARDTTPHVVIMDINMPDMDGISATEALLKDLPNTQIVILSVQNEPDYMRRAMLAGARDFLPKPPSADELVSTIRKVGQRALAQPSISPVAATPGAPVNIASPHGLHGKVVVVYSPRGGVGRTMVSTNLALALNTADTPTVVVDAALQFGDVAACLNLQTRNSLIDLVEQAGDLDNDLVERIAIHHPSGMKVIAAPARPEQAEGVQGAQISKVIRFLANVFQYVVVDTASALNEATIGAIDASDVVVLIGAPDLPTIKNLRMFFDLGEALNLTPQKMVLIMNRMDKRFGISAEKVADLLKQPIVAQIPLDDRVVPLSTNNGEPFILADRTKPIARAVLEMAQAVKTRLAEIAQAGVEERKPAAVGKVR is encoded by the coding sequence GTGGCCGATAAAATCCGCGTTCTCATCGTCGATGATATCGCCGAAACCCGGGAGAATATCCGCCGCTTGTTGCAGTTCGAGCGGGATATGGAGGTTGTGGGCGGAGCCCGCACCGGCAAAGAAGCCCTCACCCTGGCGCGCGATACCACGCCGCATGTCGTCATCATGGACATCAACATGCCCGACATGGACGGCATCTCGGCGACCGAGGCGCTGCTGAAGGATCTCCCCAACACTCAGATCGTCATCCTCTCCGTCCAAAACGAGCCGGACTACATGCGCCGGGCGATGCTGGCCGGAGCGCGGGATTTTCTCCCCAAACCCCCGTCCGCCGACGAATTGGTCAGCACGATCCGCAAGGTGGGCCAGCGAGCGCTGGCCCAGCCGAGCATATCGCCTGTGGCGGCCACGCCCGGAGCGCCGGTCAACATCGCCTCCCCGCACGGCCTGCACGGCAAGGTGGTCGTCGTGTACAGCCCGCGGGGCGGGGTGGGGCGGACGATGGTGTCCACCAACCTGGCGCTGGCGCTGAACACCGCGGACACTCCGACGGTGGTCGTCGACGCCGCTCTGCAGTTCGGAGACGTGGCCGCCTGCCTAAACCTGCAAACCCGCAACAGCCTGATCGACCTGGTGGAGCAGGCGGGGGATCTGGACAACGACCTGGTGGAACGCATCGCCATCCATCATCCCTCCGGGATGAAGGTGATCGCGGCGCCGGCCCGCCCCGAACAGGCGGAAGGCGTCCAGGGAGCCCAGATCAGCAAGGTGATCCGCTTTCTCGCGAACGTGTTTCAGTACGTCGTGGTCGACACTGCTTCGGCACTCAACGAGGCTACGATCGGGGCGATCGACGCCAGCGACGTGGTGGTTCTCATCGGCGCCCCCGACCTTCCCACCATCAAGAACCTGAGGATGTTCTTCGATCTGGGCGAGGCGCTAAACCTGACGCCGCAGAAGATGGTCCTGATCATGAATCGCATGGACAAACGCTTCGGGATCTCGGCGGAGAAGGTTGCGGATCTATTAAAGCAGCCGATAGTCGCCCAAATCCCCCTGGACGACAGAGTCGTCCCCCTGTCCACAAACAACGGCGAGCCGTTCATCCTGGCGGACCGCACCAAGCCCATCGCCCGCGCCGTGCTGGAAATGGCCCAGGCGGTGAAAACCCGGCTGGCGGAGATCGCCCAGGCCGGCGTGGAAGAAAGGAAACCGGCGGCGGTCGGCAAAGTCCGGTAA